The region AAAATTTCATGGGGGGGTGTCTGTGCAGGTGGGGGCCTCTCTGGGAATTTTTCTGGCCATTTTCATCAAAGGCGCTATTCGGTCATTCGTCATGAAAAAAGCCCCCGTCCTGGAATTCCAGGTCGGGGGCCCGCACCGCCGCGCGGTCGGCCGGCGGTGCCCGCCGGGGCCGGGCGGCCACGGCCCCGGGGCATGGAGAAGTCCCCCGCGCGGACACGGGGAACGGGGGTGGAACCGGGGGTCAGCGGCCGGTGCGCACCCCGGCGAGGAGCGCGGACCACTCGGTACGGCCGAAGGCCAGGTGCCCGGCCTCGCGGTTCCGGGTGTCGCGCACGTCGGCACCGGTCTCGTGCTCGCGCACCTCCACGCAGTTGCCCCCCGAAGACGAGTAGGACGACTTGTGCCAGAGTTCATTGCTCACAGTAGTTCTTCCAATACCTTTCGCGACTGGCCAGCGGGAAGCGCGGCACCGAGCGCCTGCTTCACCAGACCCTGCAAACGGGCGTACCCGTCGGAGTCTGCGTAGACGACGTTACCGTCCACGTGGTCGCTGGAAACAGCCGTTCCGCCGTCGTGCATGTGGAAGACGAGGAGCATGGACGTCACCCCCAGCAGGAGGGATCCGGAGGGGACCAGGTGGATCCTCACCCGCCCCGCGTCGGTCAGCTCCACCAGGTGGCGCGCCTGCTCCACGCGCACCGCCTCGGGCACCAGCGTCAGCGCCGTCTCCGGGAACACGGCGACGACCTTGGGGTCGTTGTCGCTGCGGAGCTTCTCGTAGCGCCCGCACCGCAGCGCGACCAGTTCGTCCAGGTCGGCGCCGGTCTCGCCCATCAGGGATTCTTCGAAGATCAGCCGTGCGTACGAGGGCGACTGGAGGAGGCCGGGAATCAGCAGCGGCGAGACCAGCTCGATCAGGCGCGCGAGTTCTTCGAGCCGCACCAGGTCGCGCATGTACGCCGGGAGGCCCGCGCCCTCCCTGTCACCGACCCACGCCTTCAACAGGGCGCCGTAGGCCTTGACCGCATCATCGAGGATCTGGACGTTGTCCCGTTGCGGCGTGGTCTTGCCCGCTTCCCACCGGGATACAGACGCCGACGACGTACCCGCGCGCGCCGCGAGCTGCCTTTGTGTTAATCCTGCTAGTTCGCGTGCTTTGGCCAATCGTGCCGGGAATTGCTTTGCAGTCATGTTGCAAAGCCAATCAGAGCGCTACGGCCCCGACCATGTCTTTACGGGAATACTTATCTATCTGGTGGAGCGCGCCCCGCGCGACGACCCTGGGGACATGAACGACACCGCTCACACCCCCGCCGCCGATGACGGAACGGCGGCCCTCGCACTGCGCTCGGCGCTGCGCCGCCGGGGGATCGCCGCGGCGGACGGCGACCCGCCGGGCTCGGTACGCGCCGAACACGCCGGACGCCGGCTCACCGTCCGCCACGCGGACGGCCGGTGGTGGCGGCCGATGCCGGGCCGACCCCACGTCCTCTTCCCGGGCGCCCCCTCCGGCGGCGAGGAGGCCCTGGCCCGCGACCTGGCCGCCGAACTCCTGCGCCGCCTGTGAACGGCCGCACCGGACTCACCTGGGCCGAGTTCGCCCGCCTCGCCGCGCCCCGGACCCGGCCCGAGAACGCCGCGCCCCCGACCGCCGGGCCGCTCCCCCGGCGCACCTCCACGACCCGCACGCCCGTACGCACCACCGAGAAGGAGAACACGATGCCCGAACCGACCACCGCCGCCCGCAAGCGCCGCACCGACCGGCCCGTCACCCGGGTCCAGCGGGAGCGGGCCGACGAACTCTTCGACCGGCTGTCCTCGCTGCTGCGCGACGCCGCCGACCCCACCGTCGACCCGGCGTCCGTCCTGCGCCGCGCCGACCGGGCGTTCGAGGCCCTCCACCGGTACCTGCGGGGCGGCGGCGCCCTGCCCACCCCCTGGCTCGACGCCCGCCGCTGACCCGCCGCGGACGCAGGGAGCCCTCCGGCCGGGCGGTGGGACGGCGGGGCCGCCGGGCGGGGGGACCGCCGCACGGCGGCGCGGGGCCGGTGGGACCACCGCGTGCGCACCCCGTGCGGAACGCCCGTGCTCCGCACGGGACACGCCCCCGCTCCGCCGCCGGGCCACCGGGCGGTTCCGGTGCGCCCGGGGCGGGACCGGCGGATGGGCGTACGGCCGCGCCGGTGTCCGCTCCGCCCGGACGCCGGGGCCCGGAGGGACCCGCGAGCCCACGGGCCGCCGCGCCCCCTCTCGCGCTGCGGGGCCGATGGGCCGCTCGGAACCACGGGCCGCCGCGCCTCCGCCGTCCGGCCAGACCCGAAAGGCCCCACCGGCCACCGTGCCCTCCACCGCGCGGCGGGACCCCGCGGAGCCACCTGCCACCGCATCCCCTGCCGTACGGCAGGGCCCGGGAGGAACCGCCCGGCACCGTGCCCTTCACCGCACGCCGGGACCCGGCGGAGCCCTCGGATCCACGGGCCGCCGCCCCTCTGTCGCCCCATGAGGCCCGGTGGGACCCCCGGATCCACCGGCCGCCGCGCGGTAAGGCCCGAGGGAAGCGGTGGGACCCATGGGCCCGCCGACCGCCTCGGCCCTGCCGTACGGCAGGGCCCGGGAGGAACCGCCGGGCGCCGTGCCCTTCCCCACGCGGCGGGATCCGGTGGGGTGCTCGGATCCACGGGCCGCCGCACTTCTGCCGTAGGGCGAAACCCGAGGGGCCCGGGCGAGGCGCTCGAATCCACCGGCCGCCGCGTCACCTGTTGCGCTGCGGGGCCGGTGGCCGCCCGGTCGCCGCGCCCTCCACCGCGCGGCGGGCCCGCTCACACGTCGCGGTGGTGCCCGTTCCCCTGCGCCGCGGCACCCGCCCCGCAGCCGGCGTCGGCGACCGCCCCGAGGCCCGGCTCCCCGGCCGGGCCGGTGTCCGGTCCCGCGCCCGGTCCGGCCCCGTCGGCCGCGCCCCCGTCACCGCGCTGCTCACGCAGCATCCGGTCCAGCCGCTCCACCTGCGCGCCCAACTGCTCCAGCCGCGCCATGACCTGATCGTGCTGCACGGCCTCCAGCTCCTGGTCCTCCTCCCAGCGCACCTCGTTGACCTCCTGCTCCATGGAGGTCACGATGACGCCGATGACCAGGTTCAGCATGATGAACGCCGTGAGCACGATGTAGATCACGAAGAACATCCACCCCAGCGGGTGGTCTTCGAGGACGGCGTCCGACACGTCCGGCCAGTTCTCCGTGGTGAGCAGCAGGAACATCGTGTACAGCGACGTTCCCAGGTCGCCGAAGAACTCCGGCACGTCCTCGCCGAACAGCTGCTGGGCGATGATCGCCGCGGTGTAGATGGTCACCAGCAGCAGCCCGATGACCGTCCCCATGCCCGGCACGGAGCGGAACAGCGCCGTCATGATCATCCGCATCTGCGGGACCGCCGTGATGATCCGCAGGATCCGCAGCACCCGCAGGATGCGCAGCACGGAGAACGGGCCGGTCGCCGGGATCACCGAGATCGCCACGACCAGGAGGTCGAACCAGTTCCAGGGCGCGCGGAAGAAGTCCCCGCGCCAGGCGTAGAGCTTGAGCCCCATCTCGATGACGAAGACGCCGACGATCACGTGCTCGGCGACCAGAAGATAAGGAAGGGCGGAACCCCCATAAGTCGCCCAACCCAAAATCCCCGCATTGACCAGGATCACCAAAAGCATCACATTGGAGAACCACTGGCTCTCCACCACACGGGTGACCTGTTCCCTGCGCAATGTGCCGTTCCCCTCCGCAATTCCACCCCCGATTCGGACAGTGGCCACCCAGATATATCAAAAGCAACCGAACAACTCTTCGGCGCGTCCCCCGGCGGCGTTCGGCGCGTCGCCCCGGGCGGCCACCGCCCCGGCCGTCGGCGGGGTCCGGGACCGACCAGGAAGGATACGGGGCGTTCCGGCGCAGGTCATCGGGGCCGCATCCGCGGCCCCGTCCCGGCGGGGCGGCCCGGGCCACCGTCCCGGCCGGCGCCCGGAGCCGGACGGGCGCGGCCGCGCGGCGCCACCGGTCCCGCACGGGCGCATACCGGCGCCGGACGGTCACGGGCGGATGACGACCGGGGCGATTCACGGGTGCAACACACCACATCGGCAATTCCGGCTGGAACACACTCGGCGCGTAAACCGGGCCGAAAAAGCGCCAACGGCGGGGAATCCGCGAGCCGGAGCGGAAGGAAGGCCCCCGGAGCCCGGTACGTCCGGACACCCGTCGGGGTTCCTGCGAACGGGCGGCGCACTGGTATCTTCTCTGCTGGCCTCCGGCCCCCACCGTCCCCAGCCCCCTCGGCCGCACCGGTCCCGGGACCGCGCCCGGACCGGCCCGCCCCGCCCAGCGGGAGGGCCGCCGGAACCGCCGCGCGAACCGGAGTCCGGAACCCGGGATCCGACGGACCGCACCCGGACCCCGCCCCCGACCGAGGAAAGAGAGCCATGGCGGAGCTGAAGTACTTCACCGGAGCCATGAACTCGGGCAAGAGCACCATGGCCCTCCAGGAGCACCACTCCCGCGGCAGCGAGGGCGTGCTCTACACCCGCCAGGACCGCGCGGGCGCGGGCATCATCTCCTCCCGCCTGGGACTGGTGTCCCCGGCCGTCGAGGTGACCGACGACCTCGACCTCTACGACGACGTCGCCGACCGCAAGGCGCCGTACGTGATCTGCGACGAGGCCCAGTTCCTCTCACCCAAGCAGGTCGGCCAGCTGGCTGGCGTCGTGGACGGAATGCGGATCGACGTGTACTGCTACGGGATCCTCACCGACTTCCAGGGGCGGCTCTTCCCGGGATCGCAGCGGCTCGTGGAGCTGGCGGACAAGATCGAGGTGCTGCCGGTGTCCGCGCGCTGCTGGTGCGGGGAGCGCGCCACCCACAACGCGCGCGTGGTGGACGGTGTCATGGTGTACGAGGGCGAACAGGTGCACATCGGCGGCAACGAGTCGTACGCGACCCTGTGCCGCCACCACTTCATGGCGGGCGTCGCCTGACCCGCGGCGGGGACCGGGGCCGGCTGATCGGTGACCCGTACCCCGCAACCGGCGGCCCGTACCGGTGGCCGGTCAGAGGACGGGTTCCGAGCCCAGGACCGGTTCGCCGGCCATGTGCCCGCCGCCCCGGCACCCGGCCTTCCGGAACGGCAGCGCCCGGGGCCTCCCGGGAGAGGCGCCGCGGTCGCCGCCTCGGTGCCGCGACGCGGGTGGCCCGCGATCAGCCGTCGATCTCCAGGCACAGGGTGTTCCCGCCGAGTACGAGCGTCTTCTCGCTTCCCGACACGCCCTCACACCTGGCGTACAACCCCGCGGCCCCCGTGTCGTCGGCTTCGAGGAGACTCGTTCCCGGCCGGACGGCGAGCACCTCGTACCGGCTGTTCGCCGCCAGGCAGGGGATCTCGGTGTACACGGTGGACTCCCCTCCCCCGTAGACGGCCAGGCAGTCGCCCGCCTCGATGTCCGAGGCACCGTCGTTCACCGCCTGGCCGACCCAGGCCGCGAACCCGAAGTGGTTGGCGTACAGCACCAGGAGGACGACCGCACAGCCCAGGGCCCACCACCAGCCGTTGCCGCCGTCCTCCTGGGGCTCCGGCGGCTTCTCCGGCTGCTTCTCCGGCTGCTTCTTCGGCGCGGCCGGCTTCGGGTCCCGCTTCCCGGCGGACACCGCGTTCGAGGAGGTGCCCCACCTCTCCGCCCCTTGGGGAGGCTTCCAGGAGTCACCGGACCCGCGGACGAACTCGAAGCTGCCCGACCACTCCTCCCACGTCCTGCT is a window of Nocardiopsis changdeensis DNA encoding:
- a CDS encoding DUF397 domain-containing protein; amino-acid sequence: MSNELWHKSSYSSSGGNCVEVREHETGADVRDTRNREAGHLAFGRTEWSALLAGVRTGR
- a CDS encoding thymidine kinase, whose translation is MAELKYFTGAMNSGKSTMALQEHHSRGSEGVLYTRQDRAGAGIISSRLGLVSPAVEVTDDLDLYDDVADRKAPYVICDEAQFLSPKQVGQLAGVVDGMRIDVYCYGILTDFQGRLFPGSQRLVELADKIEVLPVSARCWCGERATHNARVVDGVMVYEGEQVHIGGNESYATLCRHHFMAGVA
- a CDS encoding helix-turn-helix domain-containing protein, with translation MTAKQFPARLAKARELAGLTQRQLAARAGTSSASVSRWEAGKTTPQRDNVQILDDAVKAYGALLKAWVGDREGAGLPAYMRDLVRLEELARLIELVSPLLIPGLLQSPSYARLIFEESLMGETGADLDELVALRCGRYEKLRSDNDPKVVAVFPETALTLVPEAVRVEQARHLVELTDAGRVRIHLVPSGSLLLGVTSMLLVFHMHDGGTAVSSDHVDGNVVYADSDGYARLQGLVKQALGAALPAGQSRKVLEELL
- a CDS encoding ion transporter translates to MRREQVTRVVESQWFSNVMLLVILVNAGILGWATYGGSALPYLLVAEHVIVGVFVIEMGLKLYAWRGDFFRAPWNWFDLLVVAISVIPATGPFSVLRILRVLRILRIITAVPQMRMIMTALFRSVPGMGTVIGLLLVTIYTAAIIAQQLFGEDVPEFFGDLGTSLYTMFLLLTTENWPDVSDAVLEDHPLGWMFFVIYIVLTAFIMLNLVIGVIVTSMEQEVNEVRWEEDQELEAVQHDQVMARLEQLGAQVERLDRMLREQRGDGGAADGAGPGAGPDTGPAGEPGLGAVADAGCGAGAAAQGNGHHRDV